One segment of Fusarium oxysporum f. sp. lycopersici 4287 chromosome 7, whole genome shotgun sequence DNA contains the following:
- a CDS encoding endoglucanase type K: protein MRCASRYSGCWTLLHCLLIHSLHSFFRITYTLFQNSHSLNKPTFATMRSYTLLALAGPLAVSAASGSGHSTRYWDCCKPSCSWSGKAAVNAPALTCDKNDNPISNTNAVNGCEGGGSAYACTNYSPWAVNDELAYGFAATKISGGSEASWCCACYALTFTSGPVKGKKMIVQSTNTGGDLGDNHFDLMMPGGGVGIFDGCTSEFGKALGGAQYGGISSRSECDSFPELLKDGCHWRFDWFENADNPDFTFEQVQCPKALLDISGCKRDDDSSFPAYKGDTSASKPQPSSSAKKTTSAAAAAQPQKTKDSAPVVQKSSTKAAAQPEPTKPAEKPSATKPAVKPQTDKPAATKPAATKPAQPVNKPKTTQKVRGTKTRGSCPAKTDPTAKASVVPAYYQCGGSKSAYPNGNLACATGSKCVKQNEYYSQCIPN, encoded by the exons ATGAGGTGTGCGTCCCGATATTCTGGTTGTTGGACACTCCTGCACTGCCTTCTCATTCATTCACTTCATTCATTCTTTAGAATTACATACACTCTCTTTCAGAACAGTCACTCTTTAAACAAACCAACTTTTGCAACAATGCGATCTTACACTCTTCTCGCCCTGGCCGGCCCTCTCGCCGTGAGTGCTGCTTCTGGAAGCGGTCACTCTACTCGATACTGGGATTGCTGCAagccttcttgctcttggaGTGGAAAGGCTGCTGTCAACGCCCCTGCTTTAACCTGTGACAAGAACGACAACCccatctccaacaccaacgctGTCAACGGTTGTGAGGGTGGTGGTTCTGCTTATGCTTGCACCAACTACTCTCCCTGGGCTGTCAACGATGAGCTTGCCTACGGTTTCGCTGCTACCAAGATCTCCGGTGGCTCCGAGGCCAGCTGGTGCTGTGCCTGCTATGC TTTGACCTTCACTAGTGGTCccgtcaagggcaagaagatgatCGTCCAGTCCACCAACACTGGAGGTGATCTCGGCGACAACCACTTCGATCTCATGATGCCCGGCGGCGGTGTCGGTATCTTCGACGGCTGCACCTCTGAGTTCGGCAAGGCCCTCGGCGGTGCCCAGTACGGCGGTATCTCCTCCCGAAGCGAATGTGATAGCTTCCccgagcttctcaaggacgGTTGCCACTGGCGATTCGACTGGTTCGAGAACGCTGACAACCCTGACTTCACCTTTGAGCAGGTTCAGTGCCCCAAGGCTCTCCTCGACATCAGTGGATGCAAGCGTGATGACGACTCCAGCTTCCCTGCCTACAAGGGCGATACCTCGGCCAGCAAGCCCCAGCCCTCAAGCTCCGCTAAGAAGACCACCtccgctgccgctgccgctcAGCCCCAGAAGACCAAGGATTCCGCTCCTGTTGTCCAGAAGTCCTCCACCAAGGCTGCCGCTCAGCCCGAGCCTACTAAGCCCGCCGAGAAGCCCTCCGCTACTAAGCCTGCTGTGAAGCCCCAGACTGACAAGCCTGCCGCCACCAAGCCTGCTGCTACCAAGCCCGCTCAACCTGTCAACAAGCCCAAGACAACCCAGAAGGTCCGTGGAACCAAAACCCGAGGAAGCTGCCCGGCCAAGACTGACCCTACCGCCAAGGCCTCCGTTGTCCCTGCTTATTACCAGTGTGGTGGTTCCAAGTCCGCTTATCCCAACGGCAACCTCGCTTGCGCTACTGGAAGCAAGTGTGTCAAGCAGAACGAGTACTACTCTCAGTGCATCCCCAACTAA
- a CDS encoding endoglucanase type K, whose protein sequence is MRCASRYSGCWTLLHCLLIHSLHSFFRITYTLFQNSHSLNKPTFATMRSYTLLALAGPLAVSAASGSGHSTRYWDCCKPSCSWSGKAAVNAPALTCDKNDNPISNTNAVNGCEGGGSAYACTNYSPWAVNDELAYGFAATKISGGSEASWCCACYALTFTSGPVKGKKMIVQSTNTGGDLGDNHFDLMMPGGGVGIFDGCTSEFGKALGGAQYGGISSRSECDSFPELLKDGCHWRFDWFENADNPDFTFEQVQCPKALLDISGCKRDDDSSFPAYKGDTSASKPQPSSSAKKTTSAAAAAQPQKTKDSAPVVQKSSTKAAAQPEPTKPAEKPSATKPAVKPQTDKPAATKPAATKPAQPVNKPKTTQKASVVPAYYQCGGSKSAYPNGNLACATGSKCVKQNEYYSQCIPN, encoded by the exons ATGAGGTGTGCGTCCCGATATTCTGGTTGTTGGACACTCCTGCACTGCCTTCTCATTCATTCACTTCATTCATTCTTTAGAATTACATACACTCTCTTTCAGAACAGTCACTCTTTAAACAAACCAACTTTTGCAACAATGCGATCTTACACTCTTCTCGCCCTGGCCGGCCCTCTCGCCGTGAGTGCTGCTTCTGGAAGCGGTCACTCTACTCGATACTGGGATTGCTGCAagccttcttgctcttggaGTGGAAAGGCTGCTGTCAACGCCCCTGCTTTAACCTGTGACAAGAACGACAACCccatctccaacaccaacgctGTCAACGGTTGTGAGGGTGGTGGTTCTGCTTATGCTTGCACCAACTACTCTCCCTGGGCTGTCAACGATGAGCTTGCCTACGGTTTCGCTGCTACCAAGATCTCCGGTGGCTCCGAGGCCAGCTGGTGCTGTGCCTGCTATGC TTTGACCTTCACTAGTGGTCccgtcaagggcaagaagatgatCGTCCAGTCCACCAACACTGGAGGTGATCTCGGCGACAACCACTTCGATCTCATGATGCCCGGCGGCGGTGTCGGTATCTTCGACGGCTGCACCTCTGAGTTCGGCAAGGCCCTCGGCGGTGCCCAGTACGGCGGTATCTCCTCCCGAAGCGAATGTGATAGCTTCCccgagcttctcaaggacgGTTGCCACTGGCGATTCGACTGGTTCGAGAACGCTGACAACCCTGACTTCACCTTTGAGCAGGTTCAGTGCCCCAAGGCTCTCCTCGACATCAGTGGATGCAAGCGTGATGACGACTCCAGCTTCCCTGCCTACAAGGGCGATACCTCGGCCAGCAAGCCCCAGCCCTCAAGCTCCGCTAAGAAGACCACCtccgctgccgctgccgctcAGCCCCAGAAGACCAAGGATTCCGCTCCTGTTGTCCAGAAGTCCTCCACCAAGGCTGCCGCTCAGCCCGAGCCTACTAAGCCCGCCGAGAAGCCCTCCGCTACTAAGCCTGCTGTGAAGCCCCAGACTGACAAGCCTGCCGCCACCAAGCCTGCTGCTACCAAGCCCGCTCAACCTGTCAACAAGCCCAAGACAACCCAGAAG GCCTCCGTTGTCCCTGCTTATTACCAGTGTGGTGGTTCCAAGTCCGCTTATCCCAACGGCAACCTCGCTTGCGCTACTGGAAGCAAGTGTGTCAAGCAGAACGAGTACTACTCTCAGTGCATCCCCAACTAA